A stretch of Rhodoferax potami DNA encodes these proteins:
- a CDS encoding DUF427 domain-containing protein: MTDKELDTLARARAQWRWRGADRPPFADIPSQGQTSVWDFPRPPELVRKTREVLVVWGGLEVARTRAAWAVRETAHPPTFYLPLADVQRSLLRPAGGGSFCEWKGPAQYWDLVDGARRLERVAWSYPQPLEGAEPLAECIAFYAHDLSCTVGGAKVLAQPGGFYGGWITPELTGPFKGEPGSNGW; encoded by the coding sequence ATGACCGACAAAGAACTCGACACCCTCGCGCGAGCCCGCGCGCAATGGCGCTGGCGAGGCGCAGACCGACCACCGTTTGCCGACATTCCTTCACAGGGGCAAACCTCGGTATGGGACTTTCCTCGGCCACCGGAGCTGGTGCGTAAAACGCGCGAGGTTCTGGTGGTTTGGGGTGGTCTGGAGGTCGCTCGAACCCGCGCCGCATGGGCCGTCAGAGAGACCGCCCACCCGCCGACTTTTTACCTGCCACTGGCGGATGTGCAGCGGTCGTTGTTGCGTCCGGCAGGCGGTGGCTCGTTCTGCGAGTGGAAGGGGCCAGCGCAGTATTGGGACCTGGTCGATGGTGCGCGCCGCCTGGAGCGGGTCGCGTGGAGCTACCCGCAGCCCCTGGAGGGTGCCGAGCCCTTGGCTGAGTGCATCGCCTTTTACGCGCACGACCTCAGCTGCACCGTGGGTGGCGCCAAGGTGCTGGCGCAGCCGGGCGGTTTTTATGGCGGGTGGATCACGCCAGAGTTGACCGGGCCCTTCAAAGGAGAACCCGGCAGCAACGGTTGGTAA
- a CDS encoding glycosyltransferase family 2 protein, whose translation MITVVIASFRYGHLAAHCIESLLSQTRAPARILFVDDGAMDCDHLPALYPSVEYVLRPANLGTVDNFQDMLSRVTTEYVLFIGADNWLRSDAIELLSDATTDIVTYDIVVTGELKHEILTRVPGQTTPHWGDLYWDRQAQHHGSMLYRTAFGQRIGYQRRFEDGEHPQEDWNLWDKMLEQQATVASLKEGLLFYRRHRENHLKYPCSERPGQKTSHAQQDAQSAMLV comes from the coding sequence ATGATCACTGTTGTTATCGCCTCTTTCAGGTACGGCCACCTTGCAGCGCACTGCATTGAGTCGCTGTTGTCCCAAACCCGCGCTCCGGCGCGGATTTTGTTTGTCGATGATGGCGCGATGGACTGCGACCATCTCCCTGCGCTCTACCCCAGTGTCGAATATGTCTTGCGGCCGGCCAACCTCGGTACGGTCGACAACTTCCAGGACATGCTGTCGCGTGTGACAACAGAATATGTGCTGTTCATAGGCGCTGACAACTGGCTTCGTTCGGATGCGATTGAACTGCTCTCTGACGCCACGACCGATATCGTGACCTATGACATCGTGGTGACCGGCGAGCTCAAACACGAAATCCTGACCCGGGTGCCCGGTCAGACGACCCCACATTGGGGCGACTTGTATTGGGATCGCCAGGCACAACACCACGGCTCCATGCTGTATCGCACTGCGTTTGGCCAGCGGATTGGCTACCAAAGAAGGTTCGAGGACGGTGAACACCCGCAGGAAGACTGGAATCTGTGGGACAAGATGCTGGAGCAACAAGCCACGGTGGCCAGCCTCAAAGAAGGCTTATTGTTTTACCGGCGACACCGGGAAAACCATCTGAAATACCCCTGCAGCGAACGGCCTGGCCAAAAAACCAGCCACGCGCAGCAGGATGCCCAGAGCGCCATGCTGGTTTGA
- the dinG gene encoding ATP-dependent DNA helicase DinG, with amino-acid sequence MSSDFSSLPPASAALAQHALRAFEQVVGSTSGFRSRPGQHQMAETVAATLAQADIGEHPNPTKAIAVIQAGTGVGKSAAYASTAIAMALERKTRVIISTATVALQEQLMTKDLPALARSMDQPFAYALAKGRGRYACKVKLERLVGSGASEDDLFDDDLPQPKVSALSQEAIEERRQALFEAMAHKLAVASWDGDRDNLADTPDPRDWSAVAAERHTCTARHCPRYKECSYYNARTKLAEANVIVANHDLVLASLGMKTLPDLDNCLVVFDEGHHLPAVALDQFSNSMDLSNLRWLDKLPKTMTEVAGKLALHLGEDVQTVTSQLKGALTSVARMAMDLVWAHTGQDAHGGGKDGTLRFAHGVLPEALHEPVRQIQSQATGLSKALEALGVDVKAIAKDDPSQAVLCAQLYAQLGGIAPRLGSLVSTANLLLEHGDQPLAKWLQAESANGYLTMTAHACPIVPGDLLRQFLWSQVRGAIVTSASLTSCGSFDYFLKEAGLANKPYVTALEVASPFNYAKQGSLTVVHTQADPKHADAYTAEVVRALMEDMEQVKRGALVLFTSRAQMRTASEAVPGHMMDMVLVQGTQSRTRLLAAHAERVESGLPSVLFGLQSFGEGLDLPGALCETVFIAKLPFAPPSDPVDEARAEWLRSVGRDPFNELVIPATGVKLLQWTGRAIRTEEDRAQVICYDKRLTQTSYGKRMLAGLPAYKLATRALG; translated from the coding sequence TTGAGCTCCGATTTCTCTTCCCTGCCCCCTGCCAGCGCCGCCCTGGCCCAGCACGCCCTGCGCGCATTTGAGCAAGTAGTGGGCAGCACCAGCGGATTCAGGAGCCGCCCCGGCCAGCACCAGATGGCCGAAACCGTGGCCGCCACGCTGGCGCAAGCCGACATCGGCGAGCACCCCAACCCCACAAAAGCAATCGCGGTCATCCAGGCCGGTACCGGCGTGGGCAAGAGCGCGGCCTATGCCAGCACCGCGATTGCTATGGCGCTGGAGCGCAAAACTCGCGTCATCATCAGCACCGCCACCGTGGCCTTGCAAGAGCAGCTGATGACCAAGGACCTGCCGGCCCTGGCCCGCAGCATGGACCAGCCTTTTGCCTACGCCCTGGCCAAGGGCCGTGGGCGCTATGCCTGCAAGGTCAAGCTGGAGCGACTGGTGGGCAGTGGCGCGAGTGAGGACGATTTGTTTGACGACGACCTGCCGCAGCCCAAGGTGAGCGCCCTGTCGCAAGAGGCGATTGAAGAACGCCGCCAAGCCCTGTTTGAGGCCATGGCCCACAAGCTGGCCGTGGCCAGCTGGGATGGCGACCGCGACAACCTGGCCGACACCCCCGACCCGCGCGACTGGTCAGCCGTGGCCGCAGAGCGCCACACCTGTACCGCGCGCCATTGCCCGCGCTACAAAGAGTGCAGCTACTACAACGCGCGCACCAAACTGGCGGAGGCCAATGTCATCGTGGCCAACCACGACCTGGTGTTGGCGTCTTTAGGCATGAAGACCCTGCCCGACCTGGACAACTGCCTGGTGGTGTTTGACGAAGGCCACCACCTGCCGGCCGTCGCGCTCGACCAGTTCTCGAACAGCATGGACCTGTCCAACCTGCGTTGGCTCGACAAGCTGCCCAAAACCATGACCGAAGTGGCCGGCAAACTGGCCCTGCACTTGGGCGAAGACGTGCAGACAGTAACCAGCCAGCTCAAGGGCGCCCTCACCTCGGTAGCCCGCATGGCTATGGACTTGGTGTGGGCCCATACCGGCCAGGACGCCCACGGTGGCGGCAAAGACGGCACCTTGCGCTTCGCCCATGGGGTGCTGCCCGAAGCACTGCATGAGCCGGTGCGCCAGATTCAATCGCAGGCCACAGGCCTTTCCAAAGCGCTGGAAGCACTGGGCGTGGACGTGAAAGCCATCGCCAAAGACGACCCCAGCCAGGCGGTACTGTGCGCGCAGCTCTATGCCCAGTTGGGCGGCATTGCGCCGCGCTTGGGCAGCCTGGTGAGCACCGCCAATTTGCTGCTCGAGCATGGCGACCAGCCCTTGGCTAAGTGGTTGCAGGCTGAGAGCGCCAACGGCTACCTGACCATGACCGCGCACGCCTGCCCCATCGTGCCGGGCGATTTGTTACGCCAGTTTTTGTGGAGCCAGGTGCGAGGCGCGATCGTCACCAGCGCCTCGCTCACCAGCTGTGGCAGCTTTGACTACTTTTTGAAAGAAGCGGGTCTGGCCAACAAGCCCTATGTGACTGCGCTGGAAGTGGCCAGCCCCTTCAACTACGCCAAGCAAGGCAGCCTCACGGTGGTGCACACCCAGGCAGACCCCAAGCACGCAGACGCCTACACCGCCGAGGTGGTGCGCGCGCTGATGGAAGACATGGAGCAGGTCAAGCGCGGCGCGCTGGTGCTCTTCACCAGCCGGGCCCAGATGCGCACCGCTTCTGAGGCTGTGCCCGGTCACATGATGGACATGGTGCTGGTGCAAGGCACCCAGTCCCGCACCCGCCTGCTGGCCGCCCACGCCGAACGGGTGGAGAGCGGGTTGCCCTCGGTGCTGTTTGGCCTGCAGAGCTTTGGCGAAGGCTTGGACTTGCCCGGTGCCTTGTGCGAAACCGTGTTCATCGCCAAGCTGCCTTTCGCACCGCCCAGTGACCCGGTGGACGAAGCCCGGGCTGAATGGCTGCGCAGCGTGGGCCGCGACCCATTCAACGAACTGGTGATCCCCGCCACCGGGGTGAAACTGCTCCAATGGACCGGCCGCGCCATACGCACCGAAGAAGACCGCGCGCAGGTCATCTGCTACGACAAACGGCTTACCCAAACCAGCTACGGCAAGCGGATGCTGGCCGGATTACCGGCGTACAAGCTGGCAACGAGGGCGCTGGGCTAA
- a CDS encoding lipocalin family protein: MKNLLLNWCGAAILAMGTAMAHAQPTALQPIASLDVPRYMGTWYEIAKYPNSFQKKCVRNTRADYQAQPDGSVQVLNRCVTADGQTTEALGAARQVGPSNSPKLQVRFAPAWLSFLPMVWGDYWVIDLDPQYQLVAVSEPKREYLWVLSRSPKVESAAYQALLTRLGQQGFDLKRLELSPQE, translated from the coding sequence ATGAAAAACCTATTGCTTAATTGGTGTGGTGCTGCAATCCTGGCCATGGGGACTGCCATGGCCCACGCCCAGCCAACGGCCTTGCAGCCGATTGCGTCGCTCGATGTGCCTCGCTACATGGGCACTTGGTACGAGATTGCCAAGTACCCCAACAGCTTTCAGAAAAAGTGCGTGCGCAATACCCGCGCCGACTACCAAGCCCAGCCGGACGGCTCTGTGCAGGTGCTGAACCGATGTGTTACCGCGGATGGCCAGACGACCGAGGCTTTGGGGGCCGCCCGCCAAGTGGGCCCTTCCAACTCGCCCAAGCTGCAAGTGCGCTTTGCGCCGGCGTGGTTGTCTTTCCTGCCCATGGTCTGGGGTGACTACTGGGTGATTGATCTGGATCCGCAGTATCAGTTGGTGGCCGTGAGCGAGCCCAAGCGCGAATACTTGTGGGTGCTGTCCCGCAGCCCCAAGGTAGAGTCGGCGGCATACCAGGCCTTGCTGACCCGGTTGGGTCAGCAGGGGTTTGATCTGAAACGTTTGGAACTGAGCCCCCAGGAGTGA
- a CDS encoding rhomboid family intramembrane serine protease, with the protein MHTPAQPSAKTTGLQPPALTELMRAPAAQVPVTVGLIVLNLLVFVALAAAGGGWWHAGRGVQLDWGANFAPATQDGQWWRLGSAMFIHFGIWHLLLNMWALWDIGRLLEGLLGRWRFALLYLGAGVCGNLVSLVVQGNRAVSGGASGAVFGLYGALLVFLWVERKQVEAGEFRWLFGGALGFSALMLGLGWFMPGIDNAAHGGGLLAGMLWAGLLLRPWTASSPAAGLRPGLSATLLVVAVVLLGLVLPEPAYRFGEEVKARQSIQRFMSDDERIHEHWNSILNDVQKNSASFESIAGRMDAEVVQPYRQSFEDLMRASPESAAPSAATLANLQAYAAQKASQAQKQVDALRQGNKPELPATVPPSETR; encoded by the coding sequence ATGCATACACCCGCACAACCTTCTGCCAAAACCACTGGCCTACAGCCTCCGGCACTGACCGAGTTGATGCGTGCGCCTGCGGCACAGGTTCCGGTCACCGTGGGGCTGATCGTGTTGAACCTGCTGGTGTTTGTGGCATTGGCCGCCGCCGGCGGCGGTTGGTGGCATGCGGGGCGGGGCGTGCAGCTCGATTGGGGGGCCAACTTCGCCCCGGCCACCCAAGACGGCCAGTGGTGGCGACTGGGCAGCGCCATGTTTATTCACTTTGGCATTTGGCATCTGTTGCTCAACATGTGGGCCTTGTGGGATATCGGCCGCTTGTTGGAGGGTTTGCTCGGGCGCTGGCGGTTTGCCTTGCTCTACCTCGGGGCTGGGGTCTGCGGGAATCTGGTGTCTTTGGTGGTGCAGGGCAACCGGGCGGTGTCTGGTGGGGCATCGGGTGCCGTGTTCGGCCTGTATGGCGCCTTGCTGGTTTTTTTGTGGGTGGAGCGAAAACAAGTGGAGGCCGGGGAATTCCGCTGGCTTTTCGGCGGGGCGCTGGGCTTCTCGGCGCTGATGCTGGGCTTGGGTTGGTTCATGCCGGGCATCGACAACGCGGCGCATGGTGGCGGCCTGCTGGCGGGCATGTTGTGGGCAGGGCTGTTGCTGCGGCCGTGGACGGCGAGTAGTCCCGCAGCCGGATTGCGCCCGGGGCTTTCGGCCACACTGCTCGTGGTTGCGGTCGTCTTGTTGGGCTTGGTGTTGCCAGAGCCTGCCTACCGTTTTGGTGAAGAGGTCAAAGCGCGCCAGAGCATTCAACGCTTCATGTCTGACGATGAACGCATCCATGAGCATTGGAATTCGATATTGAATGATGTGCAGAAAAACAGCGCGTCGTTTGAGTCCATCGCCGGACGGATGGATGCGGAAGTGGTGCAACCCTATCGCCAAAGCTTTGAAGATTTGATGCGCGCATCCCCAGAGAGTGCCGCGCCCTCAGCCGCTACGCTGGCCAATTTGCAGGCCTATGCCGCCCAAAAAGCCTCCCAGGCCCAGAAGCAGGTCGATGCCCTGCGCCAGGGCAACAAGCCGGAGCTGCCGGCTACAGTGCCCCCCAGCGAGACACGTTAA
- a CDS encoding TIGR03790 family protein codes for MAPAKPAWVNVPRIQGHLVAADVGLVINSNDPNSVAVGEYYARQRGIPPEQVLRVALPVRPTLTAAEFESFNAQIKATMGSQVQALALAWAQPYAVECNAITAALTVGYQPELCSQTCATSRPSVLFNHPTVRPYTDLGVRPSMLLAGRTVAQATALIDRGVAADRQLGKRGVAPASVVLLRTTDAARNVRAAWYPPMPAMGQPDPLVPLGAQLRVQDSTAESPERVVLLQTGAVRVDNPAAIDWVPGALADHLTSYGGQLLNTSGQMTALEWLEAGATASYGSVSEPCNHWQKFPHPQVLLLHYVQGATALEAYWRSVAWPAQGVFVGEPLAAPFGR; via the coding sequence ATGGCACCTGCCAAACCGGCCTGGGTCAACGTGCCACGGATTCAGGGGCATTTGGTAGCAGCCGATGTGGGGCTGGTGATCAATAGCAACGACCCGAATTCAGTCGCGGTGGGCGAGTATTACGCCCGGCAGCGCGGCATCCCACCCGAGCAAGTGCTGCGTGTGGCGCTGCCGGTTCGCCCGACCCTGACTGCGGCAGAGTTCGAGTCGTTCAATGCTCAGATAAAAGCCACTATGGGGTCTCAGGTGCAAGCCTTGGCCTTGGCATGGGCCCAACCCTATGCGGTGGAGTGCAACGCGATCACGGCTGCCCTGACTGTGGGGTACCAGCCCGAGTTGTGCAGCCAGACATGTGCCACGAGCCGCCCCTCAGTGCTGTTCAACCATCCCACGGTCCGGCCCTATACGGACCTCGGGGTGCGCCCCAGTATGTTGCTGGCCGGGCGCACTGTGGCCCAGGCCACCGCGCTGATTGATCGCGGTGTGGCCGCCGATCGCCAGTTGGGCAAACGAGGGGTAGCGCCCGCCAGCGTGGTACTGCTGCGGACTACGGATGCGGCGCGCAACGTGCGTGCCGCTTGGTACCCGCCGATGCCGGCGATGGGCCAGCCCGATCCGCTGGTGCCCCTGGGCGCGCAGCTCCGGGTGCAAGACAGCACAGCAGAAAGCCCCGAGCGCGTGGTGCTGCTCCAGACCGGTGCAGTCCGGGTTGACAACCCGGCGGCTATTGACTGGGTGCCCGGTGCGCTGGCGGACCATCTGACCTCGTATGGCGGGCAATTGCTCAACACCAGCGGCCAAATGACCGCGCTCGAATGGCTGGAGGCCGGCGCCACCGCGAGCTACGGCAGTGTGAGTGAACCCTGCAACCATTGGCAGAAGTTCCCGCACCCGCAGGTGCTCTTGCTGCACTATGTGCAAGGTGCGACCGCGCTAGAGGCCTATTGGCGCAGCGTGGCATGGCCCGCCCAAGGTGTGTTTGTCGGGGAACCTTTGGCCGCACCGTTCGGTCGATAA
- the pabB gene encoding aminodeoxychorismate synthase component I, translated as MTIPRALLEFGDPHHSGQPATRLAFGEPQQVLVAHTLDDVRPVLEQVDALSREGQWCVGYVRYEAAPAFDVALQVHAAEGPLVWFGVHAQPLADAEVALPTAPEPHVQWTPRISREVFDANMTHIHAAIAAGDFYQLNYTAQLEAPFASLEGSALAYFAALRRSQPRGYGAFIDAGEEQVLSVSPELFFDWDGTRILGRPMKGTAARGANPQEDAANAERLRSTPKEQAENVMIVDLIRNDLSRVAEPFSVKVPRLFHLEALPTVWQMTSDVVATTRQGTRLWDVFEALFPCGSVTGAPKVQAMRQIKALEPDARGVYCGAVGVVRPGGHATFNVPIRTVTLRGGTARCGIGSGITFDAQAEGEWQEWRSKRMFLERASQPFEVLETLALRDGVFQHLPLHLQRMAQAAAHFGYLWDEALAREALAALAQTRPAGAWRVRLLLQPSGRCTAEAFALPDSPQPVRLQLADRPMADAQGEFVRFKTTRRAHYDVFTPADPSVFDTVLFNSAGEVTECTRGNIAIKLGGRWVTPPLACGLLPGIGRQVWLAEGRLVEQVVHTAQLAEAQGVAFINSLRGWLDAELV; from the coding sequence ATGACCATACCCCGCGCACTGTTGGAGTTCGGTGATCCGCATCACAGTGGCCAGCCCGCCACCAGATTGGCTTTTGGCGAGCCGCAGCAGGTGCTGGTGGCCCACACCCTGGATGATGTGCGGCCGGTGCTGGAACAGGTGGATGCGCTGAGCCGTGAGGGCCAGTGGTGTGTGGGCTATGTGCGTTATGAGGCCGCGCCGGCTTTTGATGTGGCGCTGCAGGTGCACGCAGCCGAGGGGCCTTTGGTGTGGTTTGGTGTCCATGCGCAGCCCTTGGCTGACGCTGAGGTGGCGCTGCCCACCGCGCCCGAGCCGCACGTGCAATGGACTCCGCGTATCAGCCGTGAGGTCTTTGATGCCAACATGACGCACATCCACGCAGCCATTGCCGCCGGGGACTTCTACCAGCTGAACTACACGGCTCAGCTCGAAGCGCCATTTGCGTCCTTAGAGGGCAGTGCTTTGGCGTATTTTGCCGCCCTGCGCCGCTCGCAACCGCGGGGCTACGGCGCGTTCATTGACGCCGGTGAAGAGCAAGTGCTCTCGGTCTCGCCAGAGCTGTTTTTTGACTGGGACGGCACCCGAATCTTGGGTCGCCCGATGAAGGGTACAGCCGCCCGGGGCGCTAACCCGCAAGAAGACGCAGCCAATGCCGAGCGCTTGCGCAGCACCCCGAAAGAGCAGGCCGAGAATGTGATGATTGTGGATTTGATCCGCAACGACCTCTCTCGCGTGGCAGAGCCATTCAGCGTCAAAGTGCCGCGGCTGTTTCATCTGGAGGCACTGCCCACCGTGTGGCAAATGACTTCAGACGTGGTGGCCACCACCCGGCAAGGCACGCGCTTGTGGGATGTGTTTGAGGCCTTATTCCCCTGCGGCTCGGTCACCGGTGCACCCAAAGTGCAGGCCATGCGCCAGATCAAGGCGCTTGAGCCGGATGCCCGCGGCGTGTATTGCGGCGCTGTCGGGGTGGTGCGGCCGGGTGGACATGCCACTTTCAATGTGCCTATCCGCACCGTCACGCTGCGTGGCGGGACTGCGCGCTGTGGCATCGGTAGCGGTATTACTTTCGATGCGCAAGCCGAGGGCGAGTGGCAGGAGTGGCGCAGCAAGCGCATGTTTTTGGAGCGCGCCAGCCAGCCCTTCGAGGTGTTGGAGACCTTGGCCCTGCGGGATGGCGTTTTCCAGCACTTGCCCTTGCATTTGCAGCGCATGGCGCAGGCGGCTGCGCATTTCGGCTATTTGTGGGACGAGGCCCTGGCCCGGGAGGCCCTGGCCGCATTGGCGCAAACCCGCCCGGCCGGTGCTTGGCGGGTGCGCTTGCTGCTGCAGCCCAGTGGGCGGTGCACTGCCGAGGCGTTTGCGCTGCCTGATTCCCCACAGCCGGTCCGCTTGCAACTGGCCGATAGGCCCATGGCCGATGCGCAAGGCGAGTTTGTGCGTTTCAAAACGACGCGCCGCGCGCACTATGACGTGTTCACTCCCGCAGACCCGTCCGTGTTCGACACGGTGTTGTTCAACAGCGCCGGCGAGGTGACCGAGTGCACCCGGGGCAACATCGCCATCAAGCTGGGCGGCCGTTGGGTCACCCCGCCGCTGGCCTGCGGTTTGCTGCCCGGCATCGGCCGGCAGGTCTGGCTGGCTGAGGGCCGCTTGGTGGAGCAAGTGGTGCACACCGCCCAACTCGCAGAGGCCCAGGGCGTGGCTTTCATCAACAGCCTGCGAGGCTGGCTGGATGCCGAGCTGGTCTAG
- a CDS encoding transglutaminase-like domain-containing protein, whose amino-acid sequence MSDQSTLADGKKPQAARRQFMKNSAVALATAALPAINFAQTAAVAERQFSPKPAAWRTFEVTTRVDIAKPQGATRLWLPVPSINSEWQQSLESSYSSNGSARMEDDNATGARMLFVDFAADQAKPFVELTSRIRTRSRAQDWGQKTAVAEDTATLKYWTQPTDLLPLDGIVRTTAQEATRGAKTDVEKVQKIYDWIVTNTYREPKVRGCGEGDIKTMLETNNLGGKCADLNALFVGLCRAAGVPARDVYGLRLAPSAFGYRELGGNSASLKGAQHCRAEVYLKGYGWVGMDPADVAKVMRQETPEWIKSASNPLVAPVNKGLFGGWEGNWMAYNMAHDVALPQSSGSKLGFLMYPTAETAAGRLDSYAPDDFQYQISAKELAA is encoded by the coding sequence ATGTCCGATCAAAGCACCCTTGCCGACGGCAAAAAGCCCCAGGCTGCACGCCGCCAATTTATGAAGAATTCGGCGGTAGCCCTCGCCACCGCTGCGCTGCCTGCTATCAATTTTGCACAAACGGCTGCGGTGGCCGAGCGCCAATTCAGCCCCAAGCCCGCTGCTTGGCGCACCTTTGAGGTGACTACCCGCGTCGACATTGCCAAGCCCCAAGGCGCTACCCGTTTGTGGTTGCCAGTGCCCTCTATCAATAGCGAGTGGCAGCAGTCCCTGGAGAGCAGCTACTCCAGCAACGGTAGCGCCCGCATGGAAGACGACAACGCCACCGGCGCCCGCATGCTGTTTGTGGACTTTGCGGCCGACCAAGCAAAGCCCTTTGTGGAGCTGACCAGCCGCATCCGCACCCGCAGCCGCGCCCAAGACTGGGGCCAGAAAACCGCCGTGGCAGAAGACACCGCCACCCTGAAGTACTGGACCCAGCCCACCGATTTGTTGCCCTTGGACGGCATCGTGCGCACCACCGCACAAGAAGCCACCCGCGGCGCCAAAACCGATGTGGAAAAGGTGCAAAAGATTTACGACTGGATCGTCACTAACACCTACCGCGAACCCAAGGTGCGCGGCTGTGGTGAAGGCGACATCAAAACCATGCTGGAAACCAACAACCTGGGCGGCAAGTGCGCTGATCTGAATGCCTTGTTTGTGGGCTTGTGCCGCGCTGCCGGCGTGCCTGCACGCGATGTGTATGGCCTGCGCCTGGCGCCCAGTGCGTTCGGCTACCGCGAGTTGGGTGGCAACTCTGCCAGCCTCAAGGGTGCGCAGCACTGCCGTGCCGAGGTCTACCTCAAAGGCTACGGCTGGGTGGGCATGGACCCGGCCGACGTGGCCAAGGTCATGCGCCAGGAAACCCCGGAGTGGATCAAGTCCGCCAGCAACCCGCTGGTCGCGCCCGTCAACAAGGGCTTGTTCGGCGGCTGGGAAGGCAACTGGATGGCCTACAACATGGCCCATGACGTGGCGTTGCCCCAGTCCAGCGGCTCTAAGCTGGGCTTTTTGATGTACCCCACTGCCGAAACTGCAGCCGGCCGCCTCGACTCGTACGCGCCGGACGACTTTCAGTACCAGATCAGCGCCAAAGAGTTGGCGGCGTAA
- a CDS encoding pseudouridine synthase — protein MARARPLAPAARHGVRPSSVVVPGGPWPSLLAFLTHRLPAVPEAVWRQRLDAGDITDGDGRTASASDAATPGRRLYYYREVPDERVIPFQEEVIWQDAHLLVVDKPHFLPVVPSGKHVRETLLARLQQRLDLPELSPIHRIDKDTAGLVMFSVQAASRNAYQALFRDRLVHKTYECVAPWNPDLPWPLHRESRIGDAVHFMQQAEVLGEVNAITDIAPLEVAGAWARYQLQPLTGQRHQLRVHMHALGLPLLFDGIYPVLTPEGANDFRRPLQLLARTLEFTDPLSGAKRTFDSRRTLMPLAEAPPAH, from the coding sequence ATGGCCCGCGCACGGCCTTTGGCTCCTGCGGCCCGGCATGGTGTTCGGCCGAGCAGCGTGGTGGTGCCTGGTGGCCCCTGGCCCAGCCTACTGGCTTTCTTGACCCACCGCCTTCCGGCTGTGCCGGAAGCGGTGTGGCGTCAGCGACTGGATGCGGGCGATATCACCGACGGAGACGGTCGCACCGCCTCTGCCAGCGATGCCGCCACCCCGGGCCGCCGCCTTTACTACTACCGCGAGGTGCCGGACGAGCGCGTCATCCCGTTTCAGGAAGAGGTGATCTGGCAGGACGCGCATTTGCTGGTGGTCGACAAGCCGCACTTTCTCCCGGTGGTCCCCAGCGGCAAACATGTGCGTGAAACCCTGTTGGCCCGTTTGCAGCAACGTCTAGACCTGCCCGAACTCTCACCCATCCACCGGATCGACAAAGACACGGCCGGGCTGGTGATGTTTTCGGTCCAGGCGGCCAGCCGCAATGCCTACCAGGCCCTGTTCCGCGACCGGCTGGTGCACAAGACCTACGAATGCGTCGCCCCCTGGAACCCTGACCTGCCCTGGCCGCTGCACCGCGAAAGCCGTATCGGTGACGCCGTTCACTTCATGCAGCAGGCCGAGGTGCTGGGGGAAGTTAACGCCATCACCGACATTGCGCCGCTGGAAGTGGCAGGTGCCTGGGCCCGTTACCAATTGCAGCCGCTGACCGGGCAGCGCCACCAGCTGCGGGTGCATATGCACGCCTTGGGTTTGCCCCTGCTATTTGATGGCATCTACCCCGTCCTCACGCCCGAGGGCGCCAACGATTTCCGGCGCCCCTTGCAGTTACTGGCCCGTACCCTGGAGTTCACAGATCCGCTGAGCGGCGCAAAGCGCACATTTGACAGCCGGCGCACCCTGATGCCTTTGGCAGAAGCGCCTCCAGCGCATTGA
- a CDS encoding single-stranded DNA-binding protein, giving the protein MIDGLIAGHLVGLAETREGKNGTRFALAKVKATSGDGESLIVNVIAFATEASAALMALDDGDAIALAGALTPKVWTDKQGNTRPALDMVATQVLTAYHAARKQQTLAEQGKDAR; this is encoded by the coding sequence ATGATTGACGGACTGATTGCCGGCCACCTCGTAGGCCTGGCAGAGACCCGTGAGGGGAAAAACGGCACCCGCTTTGCATTGGCCAAGGTCAAAGCCACTTCAGGCGACGGCGAGAGCCTGATCGTCAACGTGATTGCTTTTGCCACCGAGGCCAGCGCCGCCCTGATGGCCCTGGACGATGGCGATGCCATTGCCCTGGCCGGTGCGCTCACCCCCAAGGTATGGACCGACAAGCAAGGCAACACCCGCCCTGCGCTCGATATGGTGGCCACGCAGGTGCTGACGGCCTATCACGCAGCACGCAAGCAGCAAACGTTGGCAGAGCAGGGGAAAGACGCGCGGTAA